Genomic segment of Oenanthe melanoleuca isolate GR-GAL-2019-014 unplaced genomic scaffold, OMel1.0 S054, whole genome shotgun sequence:
CGGAGCGCTGCCGCGACCTGTGGGACCTGCTGGACGCGGGCGGGTCCCTGCCAGAGCCCGTGGCGCGGGGGCTGTTCCGCCAGGTGCTGCAGGCCGTGCAGCACTGCACCAGCCGCGGTGTCCTGCACCGCGACATCAAGGCCGAGAACGTCCTCGTCGACCTGGCCACCGGCGACGCGAAGCTCATCGATTTCGGCTGTGGCACGATCCTCCAGGACACCTTCTACACCTGGATGGCAGGTGAGCCCAAAGCCGGGGCCCAGCCGGGGCAGCAGAGCTTCTCCCCTTTGCTTGCACAGGGGGAAGACGGAGGGAGGGAGCgacggagggagggagggagggagggagggagggagggagggagggagggagggagggagggagggaggatgggaggGGGAGGATCCCTCTTCAGCCGGCTGCAGCCAAGCTGCTTTtcggcagggcaggggctggctcttgtggagctggctgggagggagggagggagcagcatcGGCCTGATGAGCTGTGCCCGTGTCCCATAGGAACGCGCGAGTACTACCCGCCGGAGTGGATCCTCTTCGGCTGCTACCACGGCCAGCCAGCCACCATCTggtccctgggcatcctgctcTATCACCTGGTGTGCGGGCACCTTCCTTTCACAACCAGAGAGGACATCGTTCGGGGCCAGCTCTTCTTCCCGCCCCGGGTGTCTCAAGGTGGGGATGTGCCTTCAAGGCACGGCAGCAAGAAGGGCTTTGGGAGTGGGCAGCTGGCACATCAGCGTCCTGCTCTTGCAGCTAGGGAGGAGGTTGATCTCCTGGGCTTAGCTGGAAGAGGCAGCACGTGTGCCtctttgctgctctcctccaaAAGGGAGCTTGGATGGGAGGCTTTGGGTGCAGCTCCGAGCACTCCTAGTGTGGCGTGGGCACCGTGGAATCTGGGGGAGCGTGGCCAGGAGCTGACCAGCGGtttctggtttctctctgcAGAGTGCCAGCACCTCATCAGGTGGTGTTTATCTATGGACCCTGCAGACAGGCCATGCCTGGAAGACGTCCTAGAGCATTCTTGGCTGCAGAAGCCCCACCTGGCCCAGGAGACAGCAGAGATCCATCCCTCTGCACAGTAGGatccaggagcccagcaagTACCAGCTGCTCGCGTCTTCGTGGCGCTCAGAGAAATCTCCAGAGCGTTTCCCTGCGGCTGCGGCACGGAGCAGAGAGCGCGGCCCAGGAGATGCTTCCGCGGGTCCCCGGCGAGTGGTGGAGGGAGCGGCTCAGGGCTCCCCGTCCTATTGGAGAAGTCGTGGCACAGGGCGGTGAAGTTGCCACggactggaaaaggggaaacatCCCCCTGCAGCTCAATGGCATCGTGACGTCCCCGCAAGCCGAGGCACAGCTGGCGTGTTCTTGTGGAGCACGATGCGGAGCCGGAGAACGCCATCCTCGAGCTGGCCGCTGGCGGAGCGAAGCCGATGGGCTTTGGTTGCGGCCCCTTCCCGGAGGACACGCTCTGCACCCCGACGAAATCAAGATGAGTCCCCAGCCGGCGCAGGGGCGGGGGGACGCTCGTGCTTCCAGGCACGGCAGGGCTCGGCCTGGCCACGCGCCGCACGTTCCCCGCTCGGCGGCAATGGGGAATATCGATGTCTCCGCCGCCCGCCCAGCTTTTTGGCGGGACAGGGGACGGGTGTTGTGGAAAGGGAGCCGGCTCCTGGCCTCTCTGAGAgcttctgccagctctggctggcacgggctggggtgggggcagcCAGCCTGACAAAAGCATCCATCCGTGTGGATGGGAACGGCGGAGGGGGACGGGTTCTGGAGCCAGGCCCcggctgctctgctttgcaggcCCTTGAGGAAGGGATGGGCTTACGGGCGGGAAGGGTGGGGTTTTTCCTCCATGTGAGGTTTCATTCTCGCATGGAGCGGTCACACCCTCCCCAGGCCCGTGAAACGGTGTTATCACCGTTTGGCgctttttcttatttccaggTCTTGTTTGGAATTGACTTTCATGCaattcttctttgttttgtcCAGGAAGATTGCACCCGGTGCCCAGACCGCATGAGGAAGCGCCGGCACCGTCCGTGGAGCCCGTCCAGTGCCGGCGCTACCCCGGGGGGGCCACGGTGTGCGGGGACATCCCTTTCAGGAAGGACGAGGACCTCGTGTGggatcagctcctctccccGCAGCAGGTCTCCAGAGGTGGGTATCCGGCTCCGCAGCACAGGTGGGGCGGAAGGGCTTGGGGCAGGGGGCAGCGGGCACAGGAGAATCTCGctcttgcagctgctggggaggttGCTGTGCCGTGCTTAAGCAGAAGAGGTGCAGCATGGCCTGCCATGCTGCTCTCCTCTAAATCTGAGAGCATGGGTCGGGAGGtttgggctctgagcacaggcagcagctcgGCCCACGCACAGGCCGTGGTAGGACACGGGGGACAGGAGCCTGCTGCCACTGACCGTGGCTTTCTGGTTTCTCTCCCCAGGCTACCAGCACCTCATGCCATGGAAAGGGCACCGCTCGGCCTGCCAGTCTGGGAGGGCTGGAGTGTGGCGGCGGGTGTTCACTTGctgtcaaaaataaaatctttttcttgtcattatcatcatcatcgGAGCGtttctttcatccttttccAAGCTTTTGGCCTCCCTTCTTCCACGGaaatctttttctctccttcctcagccactTGGTGCCGTATGGGATGGGGGCTTAAGCAATGTGCAGAATTCAAGCACGGCTCCTGTTGCCAACTGCAGCAGCCCCTTCAGGAATCCTGAGCTTCCAGCAAGGTCTGCGTGTGCCTTGCGAAAGGGAGTGGCTTGCAGTGTGGAGCTGTCAACCCACTGCAATAGCTGGGAGGAAATCAGAAGCGGCAAAATGCCATTTtggctcaagggctgcccaaATTTGTcatccttctcccttccctgcaaTTGATCAATATACCCAGGGAAAACAACTCAATGTTCTGCAAGACCCCATTTTAACATGGCAGTGTAGGAGTTCTTTGTTTGTCATATCCCTTTTACTGGCAGCAGAGTTTACCAAATCCATCAACATGCAGGCATCTTGTCTTGCACCTGGTCCCAGATATACCACACCCAGCACTCTGCATGGCGTGGTACCCTGCCCTctttcccagccctccccatACCTCTCACTGTTCCCTGAACTGCCCAGGAAGGAAAAGCCACTTTGCAGGGCAGACTGTGGCGCCTGCTTGAGGATTCCAAACCCACACTATTTTTACAAATTACTTGTGGGATAAGCATATCCAGGTCACATCCTCAGTTGAAGTTATCCTGCTCTCCCTCTACTCCCCTGTTCCCCACAGACAAGAAGGCGGCTTGTGCTAGaagaaaactgtttatttttttaaacagaactttttttcAACCCTTGTTCCTCagggttttcatttttttttgaaaagatACAGTATTATCTGAACAACCTCTGcgcatacatacatatatatataaaatatatgtgtgtgcatatatttaTAAACTTAAATAATCCTGCAAACTTGTGTTACTCATAGTAGCCCTTCCTGCTTTgtaacagagaagaaaactcCAACAAAGGGCAAAAATGCAGCCCCTCTCAACCAGAGGAACCGAACCACATCCATCTACAGCTGGAGAGcatcccaccagctccagctgggaggcTTTAACTTGAGTGTAAATGCATCTTTTTACAGCATTTCTAGACAGTGGCCATTGCtagacagggctgtgctgggacttgTGCCACCATCCCTTGTGCCCATCCCTTGGGGAGAGCACACCAAGGACAAGGAGCATCCCTTTAACAGGTGGAAAGTGGTCCTCACTCTGCACGTGGGCTGTGACTTGCTAATACAATTAAATACCTTACAGGCAGAACTGGAGACAAGCAAAAAAGGCAAGGAGATGTCTTTCTCAGAGACGTGGCCACAGTAACACAGACCAGCTGCCCAGAGCATGTTCCTGCATATTCGAGAGTCACTGAGCAAGAAACCTCtcagaggaaatgtttttttccatctgagagctcctccctgcctttcAGGAAAAACATTAACACAAACTGGTTGACACAAAGTAGAGCCAGAGGTCCAAGGTGGCTGACTGGGAGACAGAACATTTCTAGTGTTAGCTACGATAGCTATCATTATCATCAAAGTAGGAATCACAATCTGAATCATTATCAATCATAAAGTTGTCTTCATCAAggtcatcatcatcatcatagTCTTCCTGCCACTGTGGATCATACTCCTCATCTTCAACCTCCTTGTCACCTTCATCTGTGTTGAGGGAGTCACACAGGATGATACGTTTTTGCCTGTTGAGAAGGAGAGCATAAGAGCAGAGCCTCTGCTGTGAGCATGAGTCACCACCTAGCCCCACAACACCCCACTGTCATTGTCTCAGCATCTTCACCCTAAGAAACTCAAGGGAGTCCAGGTAGAGTAACTTCCATAACTGAGTCTGCCAGTGATAGAGCTTTCTTGATCATAGCTGCATACAAGGAGAGGTTTTGCTGGTTTCCCTACACCTCTATATCACTTAAATTGCTACCTCAAACCACAAAACAGGATGCAAATAATCAGTGTCTGTCATTCACTCTTGTACGTCAGTGAGCACAGGAGAAAACTCTGCTCACCTGATTTTGTCGGTACTCACTCACCTCCTCGTTACCCCACTAAGAAAACTCACCCTGTACATGCAAGGGCTGAAGCAGGCACATTTGCAAGTTTCAACTTTCTCTGGACAGCATCTCCTGAAGCCTGGAGCCCAACATGGAAATCCTATTAGCAGGAAAGAACAGccaaaagagacagagaaacaGTATGTACTTTGGGGTGCAAACCCCtaccctgcacacacacaatcTTGAGTCTATCCCCTCAGCTGATCAAGCCCTTTAGTTTGCCCACAATCAAATCAGACCAGAGGAAGAcaagccaggagcagccatgtGGCCTTCACCTGTGTGGAGTGCCAGAGAATTGCAAAGAGACGCTCCTTGATCTGCCGCACCAACTCCAAACCCACGTGTAAGTGCTCTGCTTTCAGGAGCTGAAGAGAGGTGGCCAAATCCTGGTACTACAGCAGGGTTTCCTCTGCAATTCAAGGCCAACAAAGTCATGCTGCATCCCACACTCTTGAGCAGAGACCAAGTCCTTGGCTCTGATTGTGAAGCCAGCCATAGCTGCTTAGATCTCCTGTGCGCATGCATCCCTCTTTCAGAACAGAACGTGTTGCTTTTTACTGCATCAATCTCCAATGGCAGCCAAACTGCTCCAGTGGACTTCCTCAGAAATGACATCAAGAAGGCAAAAATGGACTGGGAGAAGTGAGGCTAGCTGGGTGTTGATATATATACTATTGCCCCTctacagagctgctgctctttcactACAGCTGGAAATGCTAGTCACAACTCCCAAGAGGCTACAGGACTTACCCAGAAGGATCTGCAGAGCATTagtgagcagctccaggctctcaGTTTGCTGTTCCACAATATCCATGCTCTCAGTATCCTGGTTATAGTAGCTGTATACACAGGAGTAGGCCAGCACCTGGAAAAGTATAGATCATATTGTTAAGCACCCTCCTTCAGCTTCAGAGTGGGCAAGAAGGGAGCAGCATCAAACCCTTCCAGGCCTCATTATTATCAGTGTCCTCTGGCCTGTGGGCATAGCCCAGTGACCCATTATGAcaagtgacagcagtgccaggcttACTAGAGCTACAGGCAGGATTGGAAATGAATGtgcaattattttatattgaaCTCTAAAAATAACTGATTGTTCCTACCTGCAAACCGCTACAAGAACACAGACTGTAAATGCATAACAAATGTGACTGACCAGTGGGCAGCATCAAACCCACCAGCACACAGGACTAGGCAACGCTGGCCAGCCCAGGCTGAACAAAAGTGGCAGTGAACTAAGAGAATGGAGCCCAAAGGGAAGCAGGCATGGTGCTTTACAGCACCAAGAGCCCACAACAAAGGCATTTCAACAAGTGGCAAACTCCAGTTATGAATTAATGACCCCTAAAGCCATATAGGCACCCAGAAGAGAATGAGATCCTGTTTCCATTTAAAGAAATGGACATTTTCATGTCAGAAAATTCAGTATCTGCAGCAACAAGCAACAGTAATGTGTACCCAAGGAAACTCAGGGGCTAACACAGTGAGAAGACATAATAGGGTCAGGCACCTTTGTCCCACATACCTCTCTCAAAATCAAGCCTACCTGCAAAACCAAGGTGTATATGCAAAGTCAGTATGGCAAAGACAATTCCCACCTCCTGCCAATGTTTCAGGACGGAGCAGGTATTACAGGCCTAAGGTGTCACAGGTttactgcacacacacattggCTGCACTACAAATTCTTTTTAATGTGACTGTGAGGACATGCAGTAGGTAACTCACTACTTCCAAAATATCTACAgtttgtgaaataaaattaggaaaagaaaatcataacATGAGCATCAAGAGGAACTTCCTGACTTTAACACAGAATCAGGAGAGCTTTCAAAGTGCCTTCACTGAGGCATTTCTAATAGGAATGGACCAAACCCAGTGGATGAAAACCCTTAATACAGACTTTGTGTTGATTCCATGGTGTCAGCTTGAGCTGAGCTCCAAATCCTATGACTTGACTGTAAGGAACACTGCAAACAGAGCTCAACTCAGACTCAAAATAGGGAAGGGCAGACATGAGTTCTTCCCCTGTCCTGATGCTGCTCCTCCCCTCAAGccttttccatctcctcttGTTTGGAAAAGAACAAGGTTGATGTCCCCTCACTTTAAGAAAGGCATGACACACACCAACAGAATTAAGTCTAAATCTCAGCAAGACTATATTATCCAGCCTCACCTTCCGTGCCTGTTCTAGCACTTTGCAGGCATCAAGAACAAAGGTCAAGTTCCTTATTTTTGGTATCTCTCTGATGGAAGAAATGCTGTTCCTCAGACTTGTGGCAAATTCCTGCAATAAccaaaggaggagagaaaaaagtcaGTGTCACTGTCAAGCTCCACAAGATTGAAAAAACAGCACCCTCCACACAAATAATTGCTAAGCATTCTGAAGTGCCATCTCAGaagatgcaggcagcagcagagcatttAATGCATCCAACTATAACATTTCTACTGTGCCATCACTTCAACCTTTTACAGCacctcagctctgagcagggctcagtCTTCAGTCACCATTGCTTCCAACTCCTACACCACTCTGAGCCCCTGAACACCACGAGTCAGGTGCTCGGTTTCTACAAAAGACTGGTTAAAAGAAAGCAGCCAAGGACTACTCCTTCATGTCAGAGCCAGGGCAAAATGATCATCCAGTGATCCCCACCTGGATGTGAAGCCTGCTTCTAAGCAGAGAAGACACTGACACAACAGCAAGTGCCCTGCtcaccagagctgagcagcagtcaGCATCTGCAAAGGAAGGAGGAGACCTCACCCTTGCATGATGATGAAAGGTGCATCTCTCATTGTAATCTTGGAAACGCTTCTCCTGCCAAGCTGCTTTACTCACCTGAAAGGAAAGGTACAGGAACTTGTAGCATCTCCCTCAAGTACCAGGGTTTCCTGGAAATGCCAGTATTACTGGCAAATTCACAAAGTCCAGAGTAAGGGCCCAAGTGGAATCCTTACCATCTCTGAGAGGCTACAGGAGCCTCTGAACATGAGCATGAACCAAGGAGATACAGCAAACCACTCACCATAGCAGAGCAGTTGTAATAATCCTTGTGATTCGGCCTCCAGGGCTTGAGGCAGCGCCAGCAGAAGCCGTGGTTACACTTTGCACATGTCATACTGCAGAAGGATAATGGGAATCAGTCCTGACAGCCACTTGCTGTCAGACAGCTCCTGACAGCACTCCCCTGCACCACAGCCAGGGACTGTGTCACCCAgtcacaaacacagcagcaaacaaaACTGTATACTTACTGCAAGCACCCCTCGTTTTTCTCTATCTGAGCCTGGCAGTTTGGGCAGTGCTTTGAAATGAGCTTAGCCAGATGTTTGCTTTGGGCTTCACTTGTCATTCCCTCATAGTATCCACCATCATCCACCCACCGAGACatgtggctgcagctggcaggatAATGGGCctgagagagaggaaaagacaatcctgagagagagaaaaacaaaagaaaaccacacaaaagCAGAAGGGTGTGTGCCAAACCTAAAATAGTACAGCCTGTGATCCAGCTCAGCCTCACCTCTGGGAAGTTGCAGTTGAAGCAGGATATCCAGGAGCacttggaacaggctgctccatAACCAAGTCCATCCTTAAAGAGGATCTGATCACAACCCTGAGGGTTGGTGCACCATGTCAGGTTGGAGCAACACTCAACGTAGCGTCTGAGGAGGGCTTTTTCATACTGTAATGAGAAGCCAGGAGATATTTAAGCCTGAGAAGCTGCATGGTTAGGCCTTAAAAGCAGGGTCTGGTGCTCTGGGTTATCCATCCCACCAAACAGCTGCacacaacaaaacagaactcaGTCAGTTTACCCTTTCATTCCCTTTGTGTTCATTTTTCTATCCCCCCCATGTCGTATCTGGAAGCTGTTTAATTTCACAGAACTGCTGAGGTTGGAAGgaatttttggaaataaaatctgGTCCAACCTCTCCACCTTAAAGCAGGATTGCTTGGGACTGTGTCCAGTTGGATTTTGAATACACCCAAGCCTATAGACTAAAAACCTCTCTGCCCAAACTAGTCCCATGTTTCACTtaacattgaaaaaaaacccaaaacccaaccccaacAACCAGTTTTGTTGTTTAAATAGAATTCCAGCATTAGATCTTCATATAATAATCTAGTTATTTTGAGCTCAGAATTGGACCAGAAACTCTACAGATTATTGCAACCCAAAATGACTGTATGTATGTGTGACTCTGCATCAGACATTAACACTCCAGCTACACCACTTACtgatcaaaaggaaaacataacaTTTCAGTGAGAGCATCAGAGCAACTTGTTAAAATCAGCTGCTATTTATGTccatctgaaatatttctttttataaaagaGTCAAAGCAATAGGCTACTAAATCCTGCTTTCAGACAGGTGTGACTATGGGATTTACAAAGGCAGTAAGGACTAACTGTCCAGATATATGCACTAATCCTCCAAACACTTCCTataaaaaacaagacaaaagaTACACCTGTGAAACAGAGCAGTGGAAAAGGGATTCTTCTGCCCAGCAATTAACAAAAAGAGTCTGTCATGTGACAGCTACAGCTTCCATTAGGTGCGGAGGGCATTCAGCTCTAAAAACTAGAAAAAGCAGCTTATGC
This window contains:
- the LOC130266468 gene encoding LOW QUALITY PROTEIN: serine/threonine-protein kinase pim-1-like (The sequence of the model RefSeq protein was modified relative to this genomic sequence to represent the inferred CDS: deleted 1 base in 1 codon); amino-acid sequence: MPRLARRPWARRARRCAASAGLRPFWVRRLLKSLWQSAALCWWWCWSSAVFWLRLARSLARPRPRPRTRPLPQLRPQPPRSRPAPAPSPAASPVRAPPPVSSAAGPEPPEPRAAREAAAPGADGCPGQNAESAAPAARAEKPPLEQLYREGPLLGSGGCGSVYAGTRLADGAPVAIKRVPRDRIWEWARLHDGALVPLELVLLSMVSCPGFRGVVHLLDWFELPDGFALVMERPERCRDLWDLLDAGGSLPEPVARGLFRQVLQAVQHCTSRGVLHRDIKAENVLVDLATGDAKLIDFGCGTILQDTFYTWMAGTREYYPPEWILFGCYHGQPATIWSLGILLYHLVCGHLPFTTREDIVRGQLFFPPRVSQECQHLIRWCLSMDPADRPCLEDVLEHSWLQKPHLAQETAEIHPLHSRIQEPSKYQLLASSWRSEKSPERFPAAAPRHSWRVLVEHDAEPENAILELAAGGAKPMGFGRLHPVPRPHEEAPAPSVEPVQCRRYPGGATVCGDIPFRKDEDLVWDQLLSPQQVSRGYQHLMPWKGHRSACQSGRAGVQEGGLC